In one window of Tachypleus tridentatus isolate NWPU-2018 chromosome 2, ASM421037v1, whole genome shotgun sequence DNA:
- the LOC143243349 gene encoding uncharacterized protein LOC143243349, which produces MISENVYVCDLSAIQMCMNVFVGLGFTQRVQNNCNKRTTIRVEISERAPKIKRAKMNENVRKVVVETDKILKYNTMSCSKLFSNQTVSEYDLKDQDCMIRQNEIHINIAVHVDLHPHSLLFTLGEENQLSSLCFYNLGDQMNGSFTVMRNKIPLTFEILALDSFCCNTVELKIGNVIGDGGAGVNFTWSVTKEPSGTDDFFLLKKEFYLLNKRSVRVPIILFRPNESYIFTVRGVSQAGLEFIRNKTVLITRTNLTATIFGPEKLDSLIDNVFTAHIDMDEQWAAKGQSLSFMWTILPPDVVLPSEWGSTLVIPRYLMEADKTYSLHLRVCDRNNSRLWTRTSKQLITLKAPLLARVKWDTMIIPFGTKFCVDGSSSRDLGNHQGSLGYRWSCSIEGKTGCYESVVGGSRLEDILKVEVFTPVICVPGNLLPPGL; this is translated from the exons ATGATATCTGAAAATGTCTACGTTTGTGACCTGTCAGCTATACAGATGTGCATGAATGTTTTCGTTGGACTTGGTTTTACGCAAAGAGTTCAAAATAATTG CAACAAACGAACAACAATAAGGGTAGAGATCAGTGAGAGAGCTCCAAAAATCAAACGTGCTAAAATGAACGAGAACGTTCGTAAGGTGGTCGTGGAAACTGATAAAATACTGAAGTACAATACGATGAGCTGTAGCAAACTGTTCTCCAATCAGACAGTTTCAGAGTATGATCTGAAAG ATCAAGACTGCATGATAAGACAGAATGAGATTCATATTAACATCGCGGTTCATGTGGACCTTCATCCTCACTCATTACTGTTCACGCTGGGTGAAGAGAACCAGCTATCGTCTCTTTGTTTTTATAACCTAGGTGATCAGATGAATGGATCTTTTACTGTCATGAGAAATAAG ATACCTCTGACGTTTGAGATTTTGGCTCTGGATAGCTTCTGTTGCAACACTGTAGAACTAAAGATTGGAAACGTCATTGGAGACGGAGGTGCAGGAGTTAACTTCACTTGGAGTGTAACTAAGGAACCTTCTGGAACAG ACGATTTTTTCCTATTAAAGAAAGAGTTCTATCTATTGAACAAGAGATCCGTCAGAGTTCCAATAATCTTG TTCCGACCAAATGAAAGTTATATCTTTACTGTCCGTGGAGTCTCACAAGCTGGATTAGAATTCATAAGGAACAAGACGGTGTTGATAACAAGGACGAACCTAACAGCGACCATTTTTGGCCCTGAAAAGTTGGATTCTTTAATAGACAACGTCTTTACAGCACATATTGACATGGATGAACAGTGGGCAGCAAAGGGTCAATCACTCAGT tttatgtgGACAATTTTGCCACCAGATGTCGTCCTACCTTCTGAATGGGGCTCAACACTGGTTATACCCCGATATTTGATGGAAGCGGATAAAACATATTCTCTACATTTAAgag TTTGCGACAGGAATAACTCACGTCTGTGGACAAGAACATCAAAACAGCTTATAACACTGAAAGCTCCTTTACTCGCTCGTGTAAAATGGGACACAATGATTATACCATTTGGTACAAAATTCTGTGTGGACGGATCCTCTTCTCGTGATCTTGGCAACCACCAGGGGTCTCTCGGCTACCGTTGGAGTTGTAGCATAGAGGGAAAGACGGGATGCTATGAGAGTGTTGTAGGTGGCTCCAGATTAGAAGATATACTTAAAGTTGAAGTATTTACACCTGTGATTTGTGTGCCTGGTAACCTACTGCCACCTGgactgtaa